A window of the Canis lupus baileyi chromosome 1, mCanLup2.hap1, whole genome shotgun sequence genome harbors these coding sequences:
- the KLK9 gene encoding kallikrein-9, producing MRLGFFCALLSLLAGHGWADTRAIGAEECRPNSQPWQAGLFYLTRLFCGASLISDRWLLTAAHCHKPYLWVRLGEHHLWQWEGPEQLFRATDFFPHPGFNKDLRAHDHSDDIMLIRLPRKAYLGPAVQPLNLSQTCVSPGTQCLISGWGAVSSPKVQYPLTLQCANISILEHKLCHRAYPGHISDGMLCAGLWEGGRGSCQGDSGGPLVCNGTLAGVVSGGAEPCSRPRRPAVYTSVCHYVDWIRKTMEDN from the exons aTGAGGCTGGGATTCTTCTgtgctctgctttctctcctgGCAG GGCATGGCTGGGCAGACACCCGAGCCATTGGGGCTGAGGAATGCCGCCCCAACTCGCAGCCCTGGCAGGCCGGGCTCTTCTACCTCACCCGTCTCTTCTGTGGGGCTTCCCTCATCAGTGACCGCTGGCTGCTCACAGCTGCCCACTGCCACAAGCC GTATCTGTGGGTCCGCCTCGGGGAGCACCACCTCTGGCAATGGGAGGGTCCAGAGCAACTGTTCCGGGCCACGGATTTCTTCCCCCACCCTGGGTTCAACAAGGATCTCAGGGCTCATGACCATAGTGATGACATCATGCTGATCCGTCTGCCCAGGAAGGCATACCTGGGACCTGCTGTGCAGCCCCTCAACCTCAGCCAGACCTGCGTCTCCCCAGGCACCCAATGTCTCATCTCAGGCTGGGGGGCCGTGTCCAGTCCTAAGG TGCAGTACCCACTCACGCTACAGTGTGCCAACATCAGCATCCTGGAACACAAACTCTGCCATCGGGCTTATCCAGGCCACATCTCGGATGGGATGCTCTGTGCCGGCCTCTGGGAGGGGGGCCGAGGCTCCTGCCAG GGTGACTCTGGGGGCCCCCTGGTTTGCAACGGGACCCTGGCTGGTGTGGTGTCTGGGGGTGCCGAGCCCTGCTCCAGACCCCGGCGCCCAGCCGTGTATACCAGCGTGTGCCACTACGTGGACTGGATCCGAAAGACCATGGAGGACAACTGA